Proteins encoded within one genomic window of Bradyrhizobium sp. CB1717:
- a CDS encoding dicarboxylate/amino acid:cation symporter, which translates to MIRPLLRLPLVVQMLLGLVLGLGVGLLWPDVGASLRPIGTAFVEAVKMIVIPVVFAAVTLGLYRMGSELKVLGRVAAISLGYFYLATVISILIGLLLNAAFHPGAGAPLAATGKVPQNLAVSVDWIKFFMDMIPSNIVAAMAEQKILPTLVFAILFGLALASIGKVGEPMVAVLEAVMAAMFKITKWITSLAPIAIFAVMAWLFATQGLATVVALAKLVGVMYLGLAIMVAIFWLMLLAIGEKPIAVTKAVMEPMILAFSTRSSEVTLPLHMEKLRAMGASERIVSVVLPLGYAFNRDGAIMYFALAVTFLAEAYGVTLTWSTLFTIVMVTTIASKGSANVPSGGLVAIAMVLSAIGLPIEALAIIAGVDAFLDMGRTAINVFGNTVAVKLVERFAGNVADETQPALTGLQVQDA; encoded by the coding sequence ATGATCCGGCCGCTGCTCAGATTGCCCCTCGTGGTCCAGATGCTGCTCGGCCTGGTGCTGGGTCTTGGCGTCGGCCTGCTCTGGCCCGATGTCGGCGCAAGCCTGCGGCCGATCGGCACCGCCTTCGTCGAGGCGGTGAAGATGATCGTCATTCCCGTGGTGTTTGCGGCGGTCACGCTCGGCCTCTACCGGATGGGCAGCGAGCTGAAGGTCCTGGGCCGCGTCGCCGCCATCAGCCTCGGCTATTTCTACCTCGCCACCGTGATCTCGATCCTGATCGGCCTCCTGCTCAACGCCGCCTTCCATCCGGGCGCCGGCGCACCGCTGGCCGCAACCGGCAAAGTGCCGCAAAACCTCGCGGTGTCGGTCGACTGGATCAAGTTCTTCATGGACATGATCCCCTCCAACATCGTCGCGGCGATGGCCGAGCAGAAGATCCTGCCGACGCTGGTCTTCGCCATCCTGTTCGGCCTCGCGCTGGCCTCGATCGGCAAGGTCGGCGAGCCCATGGTTGCCGTGCTCGAAGCGGTGATGGCGGCGATGTTCAAGATCACCAAATGGATCACCTCGCTCGCCCCGATCGCGATCTTTGCAGTGATGGCATGGCTGTTCGCGACGCAAGGCCTTGCCACCGTGGTCGCGCTCGCAAAGCTCGTCGGCGTCATGTATCTCGGCCTTGCCATCATGGTCGCGATCTTCTGGCTGATGCTGCTTGCGATCGGCGAGAAGCCGATTGCGGTCACCAAAGCGGTGATGGAGCCGATGATCCTCGCCTTCTCCACCCGCTCCTCGGAAGTGACCCTGCCGCTGCACATGGAGAAGCTGCGGGCGATGGGCGCCTCGGAGCGCATCGTCTCGGTGGTGCTGCCGCTCGGCTATGCCTTCAACCGCGACGGCGCCATCATGTATTTCGCGCTCGCCGTCACCTTCCTCGCCGAGGCCTATGGTGTGACGCTGACCTGGTCGACGCTGTTCACCATCGTGATGGTCACGACCATCGCGAGCAAGGGCAGCGCCAACGTTCCCTCCGGCGGGCTGGTTGCAATTGCCATGGTGCTGTCGGCGATCGGGCTGCCGATCGAGGCGCTGGCGATCATCGCCGGTGTCGATGCCTTCCTCGACATGGGCCGTACCGCGATCAACGTGTTCGGCAACACGGTTGCGGTGAAGCTGGTGGAACGCTTTGCCGGCAACGTGGCCGATGAGACCCAGCCGGCGCTGACCGGCCTGCAAGTGCAGGACGCCTGA
- a CDS encoding low specificity L-threonine aldolase — protein sequence MTTPQSGSDGIVDLRSDTVTLPTAAMLERMQRAPLGDDGREGDPTVRALEAHGAALTGKEAALFVPSGTMGNLLAMLAHAERGADVFADGGAHLLNSELGSVATIAGLLPKPMPGRRGAMDETALADAIRSSQRPGLIAMETTHNGAGGAVLPLAHMTRIHALGQARGIPVHLDGARLFNAAVALGVPAAEIAAHADSVMVCLSKGLSAPVGSLLCGSNDFITRARALRKIVGGTMRQSGIVAAAGLVALETMIDRLSEDHAAAKRLAAALNWLDPALADPDHVQTNILRVDVSATARNAAAWAEGVKQHGILVQASGPSQLRLVTHRHIDEGAVDRTIAAFAAVAR from the coding sequence ATGACGACGCCACAGAGCGGCAGCGACGGCATCGTCGATCTGCGCAGCGACACCGTGACGCTGCCGACCGCGGCGATGCTGGAGCGCATGCAGCGCGCCCCGCTCGGCGACGACGGCCGCGAGGGCGATCCGACGGTCCGCGCGCTCGAGGCGCACGGCGCCGCCTTGACCGGCAAGGAGGCCGCGCTGTTCGTGCCGAGCGGCACGATGGGCAATCTGCTGGCGATGCTCGCCCATGCCGAGCGCGGCGCGGACGTATTCGCCGATGGCGGTGCGCATCTGCTCAACTCCGAGCTCGGCAGCGTTGCGACGATCGCAGGGCTCCTGCCCAAACCGATGCCGGGCCGCCGCGGCGCAATGGACGAGACGGCGCTCGCGGACGCGATCCGCTCGTCGCAGCGCCCCGGCCTGATCGCGATGGAGACGACGCATAATGGCGCCGGCGGCGCCGTGCTGCCCCTGGCGCACATGACGCGAATTCATGCGCTTGGGCAGGCACGCGGGATTCCCGTGCATCTGGACGGCGCGCGCCTGTTCAATGCCGCGGTCGCGCTCGGCGTGCCTGCGGCGGAAATCGCCGCGCATGCCGACAGCGTCATGGTCTGCCTGTCCAAGGGATTGAGCGCGCCGGTCGGCAGCCTGCTGTGCGGCTCCAACGATTTCATCACAAGGGCCAGAGCCTTGCGAAAAATCGTCGGCGGCACCATGCGCCAGTCCGGGATCGTCGCGGCCGCGGGCCTCGTCGCGCTGGAGACGATGATCGACCGCCTCTCCGAGGATCATGCGGCCGCGAAGCGGCTCGCCGCGGCTTTGAACTGGCTCGACCCGGCGCTCGCCGATCCCGACCACGTGCAGACCAACATCCTCCGCGTCGATGTCTCCGCAACTGCGCGCAACGCCGCCGCATGGGCCGAGGGCGTGAAACAGCACGGCATCCTGGTGCAGGCGAGCGGCCCTTCGCAGCTCCGGCTCGTCACCCATCGCCACATCGACGAGGGCGCAGTCGACCGCACCATCGCCGCCTTCGCAGCGGTCGCCCGCTAG
- a CDS encoding MmcQ/YjbR family DNA-binding protein, protein MTPKTFEARCLRLPAATKVVQWEGTSVFKVGGKMFALGGGFAAGSGGYMFKVSDMAYGMLIEHGLARPAPYLARAKWVQLVSNNALSDAELTAYLVQAHAMIVARLTRKARKALGLAPPE, encoded by the coding sequence ATGACTCCGAAAACCTTCGAAGCGCGCTGCCTGCGCCTGCCCGCTGCCACCAAGGTGGTGCAGTGGGAAGGCACATCCGTGTTCAAGGTCGGCGGAAAGATGTTCGCGCTCGGTGGCGGCTTTGCCGCAGGCTCCGGCGGCTACATGTTCAAGGTCTCGGACATGGCCTACGGGATGCTGATCGAGCACGGCCTGGCGCGACCGGCACCGTATCTCGCCCGCGCCAAATGGGTACAGCTCGTCAGCAACAATGCGCTGTCGGACGCCGAGCTCACGGCCTATCTGGTGCAGGCCCATGCGATGATCGTGGCAAGGCTGACGCGCAAGGCTCGCAAGGCGCTGGGGCTCGCCCCGCCGGAATGA
- a CDS encoding SWIM zinc finger family protein: MAIDLKAVEQLATDQSSLKAAAGLAKPAKWSGVGGSHDGALIWGECAGSGANPYRVMADLRDLGNKCTCPSRKFPCKHVLGLLWLNAEAIVPFTPADTPAWVSDWLGRRRGTSAAKPASSAPSDGEKDLRAARADEPEIAEDPRDVARREAQAARRNEETERAILDALDALEQWIGDQLRMGLSGFIDDATARCRRIAARLVDGKAAVLAGRIDELPSRLLALPAGDRPRGAVVELGKLVLLARAFRTAPRDSEIRRAVATSETREAVLADPAALRIDADWEVLAERVQTRRDGLVSQTTWLLNLTATGPRFAMLLDFFPASAGRRGSVFTPGESFHGELVFYPSTRPLRALLVRRDGAQDRPPQEWPSPDETLSDALTRPLLAEPWAIDVPLLLPQGRIARDAAGHTWWRSVDGITTLPVAADVSGILCGTNLTRSAAIWSGNRLAILAAQTPWGRIGGHD; encoded by the coding sequence GTGGCGATTGATCTGAAAGCGGTCGAGCAACTCGCAACCGATCAATCCTCGCTCAAGGCCGCCGCCGGCCTTGCCAAGCCCGCCAAATGGTCCGGTGTCGGCGGAAGCCACGACGGCGCGCTGATCTGGGGCGAATGCGCGGGTTCCGGCGCCAATCCGTACCGGGTGATGGCCGACCTCCGCGACCTCGGCAACAAATGCACCTGCCCGTCACGCAAATTCCCCTGCAAGCACGTGCTCGGCCTGTTGTGGCTGAATGCAGAGGCGATAGTGCCGTTCACACCCGCGGACACGCCGGCCTGGGTCAGCGACTGGCTCGGCCGCCGGCGCGGCACGTCCGCGGCAAAGCCTGCAAGCAGTGCGCCGTCCGACGGCGAGAAGGATCTGCGTGCCGCGCGCGCCGACGAACCTGAAATCGCCGAGGACCCCAGGGATGTGGCGCGGCGCGAGGCTCAGGCGGCCCGGCGAAACGAGGAAACCGAGCGCGCCATCCTCGACGCGCTGGATGCACTCGAGCAATGGATCGGCGACCAGCTTCGCATGGGATTGTCCGGCTTCATCGACGATGCCACGGCACGATGCCGGCGGATCGCGGCACGGCTGGTCGATGGCAAGGCCGCGGTGCTTGCCGGCCGGATCGACGAGCTGCCATCCCGCCTCCTCGCACTTCCCGCAGGCGACCGGCCGCGCGGCGCCGTGGTCGAGCTCGGCAAGCTGGTTCTGCTCGCGCGCGCCTTCCGCACCGCGCCGCGCGATAGCGAGATCCGCCGCGCCGTCGCGACATCGGAGACGCGCGAGGCGGTGCTGGCCGACCCGGCCGCGCTACGGATCGATGCAGATTGGGAGGTCCTCGCCGAGCGGGTGCAGACGCGCCGCGACGGGCTGGTGTCGCAGACGACGTGGCTGCTCAATCTTACCGCCACCGGCCCGCGCTTCGCGATGCTGCTCGATTTCTTCCCGGCAAGCGCCGGGCGGCGCGGTTCGGTGTTCACGCCCGGCGAGAGCTTTCACGGCGAGCTCGTCTTCTATCCATCGACGCGACCGCTCCGCGCCCTGCTCGTGCGGCGCGACGGCGCGCAGGACAGGCCGCCCCAGGAATGGCCCTCGCCGGACGAAACACTCTCCGATGCGTTGACCCGTCCGCTGCTAGCCGAGCCGTGGGCGATCGACGTTCCGCTGCTGCTGCCGCAGGGACGCATCGCGCGCGACGCTGCCGGACATACGTGGTGGCGATCAGTCGATGGCATCACGACGTTGCCGGTGGCCGCCGACGTCAGCGGCATTCTGTGCGGCACCAACCTCACGCGCAGCGCGGCGATCTGGTCGGGCAACCGGCTCGCGATCCTCGCCGCGCAGACCCCTTGGGGACGGATCGGCGGCCATGACTGA
- a CDS encoding DUF5691 domain-containing protein, with the protein MTDPIKAEAIFDAMGAVLTRWTMGSAAAPAASFWRAELGEDPAEAELRLLALSGQFLGAAVVMEPAAALRLLPDIPALALPTIQEAQRPLVRRILAARKQAQVGTELVHFLAERGWTVHPADWMPEADADDAPDIYAPWRDWAAIAASDSATRQQANDHLTADNWEDFWPAARKAALAELRRRDPFTARQVLEAKLASENADTRLRLLSLMSERLSDDDIAFLEGIAADDRAPKVKALAASLLARLGRGPAAGEDIAELAGFFSVKTKGLLRRSRVVQAEALKTPAQVQRRKALFESAGLASFCGALGLAPQELIAAWEWNLDHAADLALINLIVATGTDAHVAQAAEAINQHDAAGLVVTLAPRLAPADRARHAEAAMNAHNIRFELAQLIAGPAARLDNPLSAPAGKTLLVALQREDTKPSDHVAELHALGLIASREGARQSLQRLTAAGLLQGDPRLDMLRLNAALDDKGAKP; encoded by the coding sequence ATGACTGATCCGATCAAGGCCGAGGCGATCTTTGATGCCATGGGCGCGGTGCTGACGCGCTGGACCATGGGATCGGCGGCCGCGCCCGCAGCCTCCTTCTGGCGTGCCGAACTTGGCGAGGATCCGGCCGAGGCCGAGCTGCGGCTGCTTGCCCTCTCGGGCCAGTTCCTCGGCGCCGCAGTGGTGATGGAGCCGGCCGCGGCGCTCCGCCTCCTTCCGGATATTCCAGCGCTCGCACTGCCGACGATCCAGGAGGCGCAGCGTCCACTCGTGCGCCGCATTCTCGCGGCAAGGAAGCAGGCTCAGGTCGGGACCGAGCTCGTTCATTTCCTCGCCGAACGCGGCTGGACCGTGCATCCCGCCGACTGGATGCCGGAAGCCGACGCTGACGATGCGCCCGACATCTACGCACCATGGCGCGACTGGGCGGCGATTGCAGCCTCCGACAGCGCGACGCGGCAGCAGGCGAACGACCACCTCACCGCCGACAATTGGGAGGATTTTTGGCCGGCCGCGCGCAAGGCTGCACTCGCCGAGCTCCGGCGCCGCGATCCTTTCACGGCGCGCCAAGTGCTCGAGGCCAAGCTCGCCAGCGAAAATGCCGACACGCGCTTGCGCCTGCTCTCACTGATGTCGGAGCGCCTATCGGACGACGACATCGCCTTCCTCGAAGGCATCGCTGCGGATGATCGCGCTCCCAAGGTCAAGGCGCTCGCGGCCTCGCTGCTGGCGCGTCTCGGCCGTGGTCCCGCGGCCGGCGAGGACATTGCCGAGCTCGCCGGGTTCTTCTCGGTCAAGACCAAGGGGCTGCTGCGCCGTTCGCGCGTGGTCCAGGCCGAAGCGCTCAAGACGCCGGCGCAAGTGCAACGCCGCAAGGCGCTGTTCGAAAGCGCCGGCCTCGCCTCGTTTTGCGGCGCGCTCGGCCTTGCGCCGCAGGAGCTGATCGCCGCCTGGGAGTGGAATCTGGACCACGCCGCGGATCTGGCGCTGATCAATCTGATCGTGGCGACCGGGACCGATGCGCACGTCGCGCAAGCGGCAGAGGCGATCAACCAACACGATGCGGCTGGTCTCGTCGTGACGCTGGCGCCGCGGCTGGCCCCCGCAGACCGCGCGAGGCATGCCGAAGCGGCCATGAACGCGCACAATATCCGGTTCGAGCTGGCACAATTGATCGCGGGACCGGCGGCGCGGCTGGATAACCCGTTGTCCGCGCCTGCCGGCAAGACGCTGCTCGTCGCGCTCCAGCGCGAGGATACGAAGCCTTCTGACCATGTCGCAGAACTTCATGCGCTAGGCCTCATCGCCTCGCGCGAGGGAGCACGACAATCACTGCAACGACTGACGGCCGCGGGCCTGCTGCAAGGCGACCCGCGCCTCGACATGCTGCGGCTCAACGCCGCGTTGGACGACAAGGGAGCGAAGCCATGA
- a CDS encoding DUF5682 family protein, with product MAGQVSLFGIRHHGPGSARRLVEALDALNPVAVLIEGPADASDLLPMLADPDMVTPVALLTYAEDNPANASFFPFADYSPEYQAARWAVRHAAALRFIDLPASDRLGASDGDIAEEIAARAEADPVSHDPIGALATAAGYDDGESWWSDVIEENPATGPVFAAVADAMTALRADEKSLSAREAAREAHMRIEIAKAAKEYDGAIAVVCGAWHVPALAERRSLAADRELLKGRPKTKIKATWAPWTAPRLARASGYGAGVVAPGWCAHVWDMRERDRAAEWLTKVTRVLRDRGHFVSTASVIEAQRLGTALAALRGRPAPGFAELREAAIACLCNGERAMWDDISAELLIGAGVGAIPAATPLAPLLEDLQRQQRATRLKPEALERPLTLDLRSDSGLMRSTLLHRLNALDVPWGRLMDAGRSRGTFRENWQLRWEPEFAVRLVENLLYGSTIAEAAGGRLIEAMGKEAELGPLATLVRNAMIADLSRATEFGIAALETKAALTSDGQSLLDALPPMADILRYGEARAGTVEHLAALMPRIVVQAALALPYAARNLDAPAAAKLRGALLAADAAIQLAQIETDVVAGWRDALRALMNDDQATRLIAGTAARLLYEAELLSADHAADLLTRMLSPGTPVADAAGFFEGFFEGAGQRLIHDATLRGTVDAWLTTLDEEAFTASLPLFRRVFSALDRTERRRLMDALFARGTDAAKGYRLIAGANVLWPAHQARVLELLTAGTAR from the coding sequence ATGGCAGGCCAGGTCTCCCTCTTCGGCATCCGGCATCACGGCCCCGGCTCTGCACGGCGGCTGGTGGAAGCGCTCGACGCGCTCAATCCGGTCGCGGTGCTGATCGAGGGCCCGGCGGATGCTTCGGACCTGCTGCCGATGCTCGCCGACCCCGATATGGTGACGCCGGTGGCCCTGCTCACCTATGCCGAGGACAATCCGGCGAACGCCAGCTTCTTTCCCTTCGCCGACTATTCGCCGGAATACCAGGCCGCGCGCTGGGCGGTGCGTCACGCCGCAGCCTTGCGCTTCATCGACCTGCCGGCATCGGACCGTCTGGGTGCCAGCGACGGCGACATCGCGGAGGAAATCGCGGCAAGGGCCGAGGCCGATCCGGTCAGTCACGATCCGATCGGCGCGCTCGCGACCGCCGCAGGCTATGACGACGGCGAGTCCTGGTGGTCCGACGTCATCGAGGAGAATCCTGCGACGGGGCCGGTGTTCGCAGCCGTCGCCGACGCGATGACGGCGTTACGCGCCGACGAAAAATCGCTGTCGGCGCGCGAGGCCGCGCGCGAAGCGCATATGCGGATCGAGATCGCGAAGGCGGCGAAGGAATACGACGGCGCCATCGCAGTCGTGTGCGGCGCCTGGCACGTGCCGGCGCTCGCCGAGCGCCGCAGCCTCGCCGCCGATCGCGAATTGCTGAAGGGCCGGCCGAAGACGAAGATCAAGGCGACATGGGCGCCGTGGACTGCGCCGCGCCTGGCGCGCGCGAGCGGCTATGGCGCGGGCGTGGTGGCGCCGGGATGGTGCGCCCATGTCTGGGACATGCGCGAGCGCGATCGCGCCGCCGAGTGGCTCACCAAGGTGACGCGCGTGCTGCGGGATCGCGGCCATTTCGTATCGACCGCCTCGGTGATCGAGGCACAGCGTCTCGGCACGGCACTCGCAGCGCTGCGCGGGCGCCCCGCACCGGGTTTCGCAGAGCTGCGCGAGGCGGCGATCGCCTGCCTCTGCAATGGCGAGCGCGCCATGTGGGACGATATCTCCGCCGAGCTCCTGATCGGCGCGGGTGTCGGTGCGATCCCGGCAGCGACCCCGCTCGCGCCGCTGCTCGAAGATCTCCAGCGGCAGCAGAGGGCGACGCGGCTGAAGCCGGAGGCGCTGGAGCGGCCGCTGACGCTGGATCTGCGCAGCGACAGCGGGCTGATGCGCTCGACGCTGCTGCATCGGCTGAACGCGCTCGATGTGCCCTGGGGACGTCTGATGGATGCGGGGCGCAGCCGCGGGACGTTTCGCGAGAACTGGCAGTTGCGCTGGGAGCCGGAATTCGCGGTCAGGCTGGTGGAAAACCTCCTCTACGGTTCGACCATCGCGGAAGCCGCGGGCGGGCGCCTGATCGAGGCGATGGGCAAGGAGGCCGAGCTTGGCCCGCTGGCAACGCTGGTGCGCAACGCCATGATCGCCGACCTGTCCCGAGCCACCGAATTCGGCATCGCGGCCCTGGAGACCAAGGCGGCGCTGACGAGCGACGGACAGTCTCTCCTGGACGCGCTGCCGCCGATGGCCGACATCCTGCGCTATGGCGAGGCGCGCGCCGGCACGGTCGAGCATCTGGCGGCCCTGATGCCGCGCATTGTGGTGCAGGCAGCGCTCGCCCTGCCCTATGCCGCGCGAAATCTCGACGCGCCGGCGGCGGCCAAGCTGCGCGGTGCGCTCCTTGCGGCCGACGCCGCGATCCAGCTCGCCCAGATCGAGACTGACGTCGTCGCCGGTTGGCGCGATGCGCTGCGGGCACTCATGAACGACGATCAGGCGACCCGCCTGATCGCCGGCACGGCCGCGCGGCTGCTCTACGAGGCCGAGCTGCTCAGCGCCGATCATGCGGCCGACCTGCTGACGAGAATGCTCTCGCCCGGCACGCCCGTTGCAGACGCCGCAGGCTTCTTCGAAGGTTTCTTCGAGGGCGCCGGCCAGCGGCTGATCCACGATGCAACGCTCCGCGGCACCGTCGATGCCTGGCTGACGACGCTGGACGAAGAGGCTTTCACCGCCAGCCTGCCGCTATTCCGCCGCGTCTTCTCGGCGCTGGACCGGACCGAACGCAGGCGATTGATGGACGCTCTGTTCGCGCGGGGCACCGATGCCGCCAAGGGATATCGGCTGATTGCCGGCGCAAACGTTCTCTGGCCCGCGCATCAGGCCCGCGTGCTCGAACTCCTAACAGCGGGAACTGCGCGATGA
- a CDS encoding VWA domain-containing protein, with translation MSEADERSRRWTLALGVDAEGTENGPALSASDRRMSEALTALYGDGDEAPKKGRGGLGGSAPRVAKWLGDIREFFPAPVVQVIQKDAFERKGLRQMLVEPEFLATVEADVSLIADLVALRGVMPEKTKDTARTVIAKVVAELMERLERRTADAVRGALNRSLRTNRPRFADIDWPRTIKANLRHYQAEHRTVVPERLIGFLRQQRRIVDLEEVILCVDQSGSMATSVVYASIFAAVMASLPVVATKLVCFDTAIVDLTEELADPVEVLFGVQLGGGTDINRAVAYCEERIERPAKAHLILITDLYEGGDANALVDRLARLATRGINVIVLLALTDTGHPSYDPVLSAKVANLGIPVFACTPDQFPDLMATALKREDVAAWAADQDIKLIRPEG, from the coding sequence ATGAGCGAGGCCGATGAACGCAGCCGCCGCTGGACACTCGCCCTCGGCGTCGACGCCGAAGGTACCGAGAACGGCCCTGCCCTGTCCGCCAGCGATCGCCGCATGTCCGAGGCGCTGACGGCGCTCTATGGTGACGGCGACGAGGCCCCGAAGAAAGGCCGCGGAGGGCTCGGCGGCTCGGCACCGCGCGTCGCAAAATGGCTCGGGGATATCAGGGAGTTCTTCCCTGCGCCGGTGGTCCAGGTGATCCAGAAGGATGCCTTCGAGCGCAAGGGCCTGCGCCAGATGCTGGTCGAGCCCGAATTCCTCGCAACCGTCGAGGCTGACGTCAGCCTGATCGCCGATCTGGTCGCGCTGCGCGGCGTGATGCCGGAGAAGACCAAGGACACCGCCCGCACCGTGATCGCCAAGGTGGTGGCCGAGCTGATGGAGCGGCTGGAGCGGCGTACGGCGGATGCGGTCCGCGGCGCCTTGAACCGGTCGCTGCGCACCAATCGCCCGCGCTTTGCCGACATCGACTGGCCGCGCACCATCAAGGCCAATCTGCGCCATTATCAGGCGGAGCATCGCACGGTCGTGCCCGAACGGCTGATCGGCTTCCTGCGCCAGCAGCGCCGCATCGTCGATCTCGAGGAAGTCATCCTCTGCGTCGACCAGTCGGGATCGATGGCAACTTCCGTCGTCTACGCCTCCATCTTCGCGGCGGTGATGGCCTCGCTTCCGGTGGTCGCGACCAAGCTCGTCTGCTTCGACACCGCGATCGTCGACCTGACCGAGGAGCTCGCCGATCCCGTCGAGGTGCTGTTCGGCGTCCAGCTCGGCGGCGGCACCGACATCAACCGCGCCGTCGCCTATTGCGAGGAGCGCATCGAGCGGCCGGCGAAAGCCCATCTGATCCTGATCACCGATCTCTACGAGGGCGGCGATGCGAATGCGCTGGTCGACCGGCTGGCCCGGCTCGCAACGCGCGGCATCAACGTGATCGTGCTGCTGGCGCTGACCGATACCGGCCATCCGTCGTACGACCCGGTGCTCTCGGCAAAAGTCGCAAACCTCGGCATTCCCGTGTTCGCCTGCACACCGGACCAGTTTCCGGATCTGATGGCGACGGCGCTGAAGCGCGAGGACGTCGCCGCCTGGGCTGCCGATCAGGACATCAAGCTGATCCGGCCCGAGGGCTAG
- a CDS encoding fumarylacetoacetate hydrolase family protein — protein sequence MGNASEAADRLIAARSSRQAVDWRDVLPSDRAGAYAIQDATLARIGPVGGWKVGASGPDAEPVCAPLPASGLLRSGARLGPEFRLRGVEVEVALRVGRALAADDAALPDRELARAFDAVYPVIEVVETRLEDWTNSAPLAQLADLQSHGALLIGVAATVSPAAIDLRSVEADLSIGQDISRRTVGGNPAGDIWRLLRWLIRHCADRSVPLLPGHIVTTGSCTGMVFTEAGTSARARLVGFGEVAVDF from the coding sequence GTGGGCAATGCGAGTGAAGCGGCGGACAGGTTGATCGCAGCGAGAAGCAGCAGACAGGCGGTCGACTGGCGCGACGTTCTCCCGTCGGATCGTGCCGGCGCCTACGCCATCCAGGATGCCACGCTTGCCCGGATCGGTCCGGTCGGCGGCTGGAAGGTCGGCGCGTCGGGCCCGGACGCCGAGCCCGTCTGCGCGCCGCTGCCGGCGTCGGGCCTGCTTCGCTCAGGCGCGCGGCTCGGCCCGGAATTCCGCCTGCGCGGTGTTGAGGTGGAAGTCGCGCTCAGGGTCGGGCGCGCGCTCGCGGCTGACGACGCCGCGTTGCCCGATCGCGAACTGGCACGTGCGTTCGACGCGGTCTATCCCGTCATCGAGGTGGTCGAGACGCGCCTCGAGGATTGGACGAACAGCGCTCCCCTGGCCCAGCTTGCGGATTTGCAGAGCCACGGCGCGTTGCTGATCGGAGTAGCCGCGACAGTCAGCCCTGCTGCCATCGATCTGAGGAGCGTCGAGGCGGATCTCTCCATCGGCCAGGACATCAGCCGACGAACCGTTGGAGGCAATCCCGCAGGCGACATCTGGCGTCTGCTGCGCTGGCTCATCCGCCATTGTGCGGACCGGAGTGTGCCTCTCTTGCCGGGCCACATCGTCACGACCGGTTCCTGCACCGGCATGGTCTTCACAGAAGCGGGGACCAGCGCCCGCGCACGCCTTGTGGGGTTCGGCGAGGTTGCCGTCGACTTCTGA
- a CDS encoding MarR family transcriptional regulator: MGRSPKTAGKGRKLSNFLCFAVYSANLAFGRVYKPLLDKVGLTYTQYIALVALSDEDEQTVGTLGEKLFLESNTLTPILKKLEQMGLIKRHRDPADERQVRLSLTAAGRKLIEQDLGDSVIEATGLGDEFPMVQKTVSRLRDNLLRATKVDD; the protein is encoded by the coding sequence GTGGGCCGTTCCCCCAAAACTGCCGGCAAAGGCCGAAAACTATCGAATTTCCTGTGCTTTGCGGTCTATTCGGCCAATCTCGCCTTCGGCCGCGTCTATAAGCCCCTGCTGGATAAGGTCGGGCTCACCTACACGCAGTACATCGCCCTGGTGGCGCTGTCGGACGAGGACGAGCAGACCGTCGGCACGCTCGGCGAGAAACTGTTTCTGGAATCCAACACGCTGACGCCGATCCTGAAGAAGCTGGAGCAGATGGGGCTGATCAAGCGCCACCGCGATCCCGCCGACGAGCGGCAAGTGCGCCTCAGCCTGACAGCTGCGGGGCGCAAGCTGATCGAGCAGGATCTCGGCGACTCCGTGATCGAGGCGACAGGTCTTGGCGACGAGTTTCCGATGGTGCAGAAGACGGTGAGCCGTTTGCGCGACAATCTGCTGCGCGCGACCAAGGTCGACGACTAA
- a CDS encoding Ohr family peroxiredoxin, with protein MTSAAKVLFTGKTHVTSGADGAAHSSDGFLNVKLAQPHPAAENLFAAAWSACYLGALGLAAAQRKVKLPSEPSVDTAIDLNNAGGAFFLRARLDVSVPGVDRAVAQELIEAAHGICPYSKAVHGNIEVTTTLV; from the coding sequence ATGACATCCGCTGCGAAGGTTCTCTTCACTGGCAAGACCCACGTCACCTCGGGCGCCGACGGCGCTGCGCACTCCAGCGACGGCTTCCTGAACGTTAAGCTGGCCCAGCCGCACCCGGCCGCCGAAAACCTGTTCGCCGCCGCGTGGTCGGCCTGCTATCTCGGCGCGCTCGGGCTCGCCGCTGCGCAGCGCAAGGTCAAGCTGCCGAGCGAGCCGTCGGTCGACACCGCGATCGACCTGAACAACGCCGGCGGCGCCTTCTTCCTGCGCGCCCGTCTCGACGTCAGCGTCCCCGGCGTCGATCGCGCGGTGGCGCAGGAACTGATCGAGGCTGCGCACGGCATCTGTCCGTACTCCAAGGCGGTGCACGGCAACATCGAGGTGACCACCACTCTCGTCTGA